From one Candidatus Cetobacterium colombiensis genomic stretch:
- the pyrH gene encoding UMP kinase yields MKPIYNRILLKLSGEALMGDQEFGISSETITSYARQIKEIADLGVEIGIVIGGGNIFRGLSGTEQGIDRVTGDHMGMLATVINSLALQNAIESLGVPTRVQTAIEIPKVAEPFIKRKAQRHLEKGRVVIFGGGTGNPYFTTDTAAALRAIEINADVVIKATKVDGIYDKDPVKFTDAKKYTEVTYTEVLNKDLKVMDATAISLCRENKLPIVVFDSLTEGNIKKVVLGEKIGTTVING; encoded by the coding sequence ATGAAGCCAATTTATAATAGAATTCTATTAAAATTAAGTGGAGAAGCTTTAATGGGAGACCAAGAATTTGGAATCTCTTCAGAAACAATAACTTCGTATGCTAGACAAATAAAAGAGATAGCAGACTTAGGAGTAGAAATAGGAATAGTTATCGGTGGAGGTAATATCTTTAGAGGATTATCTGGAACTGAGCAAGGAATAGACAGAGTAACTGGAGATCACATGGGAATGTTAGCGACAGTTATAAACTCATTGGCTCTTCAAAACGCAATTGAATCATTAGGTGTACCTACAAGAGTACAAACAGCAATTGAAATTCCAAAAGTTGCAGAACCTTTTATAAAGAGAAAAGCTCAAAGACATTTAGAAAAAGGTAGAGTTGTAATATTTGGTGGAGGAACAGGAAATCCTTATTTCACAACAGACACAGCAGCAGCTCTAAGAGCAATAGAAATCAATGCAGATGTTGTAATAAAAGCAACTAAAGTTGATGGAATCTATGATAAAGATCCAGTGAAATTTACTGATGCAAAAAAATATACAGAAGTTACTTATACAGAGGTTTTAAATAAAGATTTAAAAGTTATGGATGCAACAGCAATTTCTTTATGTAGAGAAAACAAATTACCAATCGTTGTATTTGATTCTTTAACAGAAGGAAATATTAAAAAAGTAGTTCTTGGAGAAAAAATAGGAACAACAGTAATAAACGGATAA
- the pgeF gene encoding peptidoglycan editing factor PgeF produces the protein MFIEKDEYFELQEFEDFGIRAIYTTKKLGDVRNKEDRENIIKILNIENKKIYSGFQTHSSNVEVIEENTDIYLNDVDGFITQRKDIVIFTKYADCLPIYIYDKKNEVFGCVHSGWQGTFKGIIINAINLMQKRFKSKLENIKIAFGIGISYEKYEVSLEFYEKFQKNFKEEVLNNTFFFEEGKYYFDNQKLNYNLLLELGIKKENIITNDLCTYVGPFHSYRRDKEGSGRNGAYIFVDKTRK, from the coding sequence ATGTTTATAGAAAAAGATGAATATTTTGAACTTCAAGAATTTGAAGATTTTGGTATAAGAGCTATATATACTACTAAAAAACTTGGAGATGTAAGAAATAAAGAAGATAGAGAAAATATTATAAAAATTTTGAATATAGAAAATAAAAAAATTTATTCAGGATTTCAAACGCATTCTTCAAACGTGGAAGTTATAGAAGAAAATACTGATATCTATTTAAATGATGTAGATGGTTTTATTACTCAAAGAAAAGATATAGTTATATTTACTAAATATGCAGATTGTTTACCAATTTATATATATGATAAAAAAAATGAAGTTTTTGGTTGTGTTCATTCAGGATGGCAGGGAACTTTTAAAGGAATAATTATAAATGCTATAAATTTAATGCAAAAAAGATTTAAGAGCAAATTGGAAAATATAAAAATTGCTTTTGGAATAGGAATTTCATATGAAAAATACGAAGTTTCATTAGAATTTTATGAAAAATTTCAAAAAAATTTTAAAGAAGAAGTGTTAAATAATACATTCTTTTTTGAAGAAGGAAAGTACTATTTTGATAACCAAAAACTTAATTATAATTTATTATTAGAGTTAGGAATAAAAAAAGAAAATATAATAACTAATGATCTATGTACATATGTAGGCCCATTTCATTCTTACAGAAGAGATAAAGAAGGGTCAGGAAGAAATGGAGCTTACATATTTGTTGACAAAACAAGAAAATAG
- the modA gene encoding molybdate ABC transporter substrate-binding protein: MYKVILIFFILIQSIFSKEILISGAASLKEYLEKNINEYKKINPDLNISLNLGGSGTLKRQLEQGGNVDIIFLANREYMIDLKENNYIYNEDVILENSLALIKNKKSTLDKNIILAIGDPKYVPAGQYSIEVLNSLPLKDYSLVYGKDVRSVLSYVELGEADYGIVYLTDTKILKNSEVIQVFSKTLHKPIEYSIGISKDSKNKKEAEDFINFLKGKDWND; the protein is encoded by the coding sequence ATGTACAAAGTTATACTCATATTTTTTATTTTAATTCAATCTATTTTTTCAAAGGAAATTTTAATTAGTGGAGCTGCTTCTCTAAAAGAATATCTTGAAAAGAATATTAATGAATATAAAAAAATTAATCCTGATTTAAATATTTCTCTAAATTTAGGAGGATCAGGAACTTTAAAAAGACAACTTGAACAAGGTGGCAATGTTGATATAATTTTTCTTGCCAATAGAGAATATATGATTGATCTTAAAGAGAATAATTATATATACAATGAAGACGTCATTTTAGAAAACTCTTTAGCTTTGATAAAAAACAAAAAATCTACTTTAGATAAAAATATCATTTTAGCTATTGGAGATCCAAAATATGTTCCTGCTGGACAATATTCTATTGAAGTTTTAAATTCTCTTCCTCTTAAAGATTACTCTTTAGTTTATGGAAAAGATGTTAGAAGTGTTCTATCATATGTTGAACTTGGTGAAGCTGATTATGGAATTGTATATTTGACAGATACCAAAATTTTAAAAAATTCTGAAGTTATTCAAGTTTTTTCTAAAACTCTTCATAAACCTATTGAATATTCAATAGGTATTTCAAAAGATTCTAAAAATAAAAAGGAAGCTGAAGATTTTATAAATTTTTTAAAAGGAAAAGATTGGAATGATTAG
- the tsf gene encoding translation elongation factor Ts, translating into MAEITAKLVKELRDRTGAGMMDCKKALGETNGDIEKAIDLLREKGIAKAAKKSGRTAAEGLIFDGVSADNKTAVVLEFNSETDFVAKNDEFRALGNKMVEIALRPEIKTIEDLKAAEIDGITVETTITNLIAKIGENMSLRRFEKVTTEGFVTTYNHLGGKLGVIVEMTGEATDANIAKAKDIAMHVAAMDPRYVDRSVVTTDDLDREREISRKQLEAEGKPAQIIEKILVGKMNKFYEESCLVDQIFVKAENKETVAEYAGDIKVVSFARYKVGEGIEKEEVDFAAEVAAQLNA; encoded by the coding sequence ATGGCAGAGATTACAGCAAAATTAGTAAAAGAACTAAGAGATAGAACTGGTGCTGGAATGATGGATTGTAAAAAGGCATTAGGAGAAACAAACGGAGATATCGAGAAAGCGATAGACTTACTAAGAGAGAAAGGTATTGCTAAAGCTGCTAAGAAATCAGGAAGAACAGCTGCTGAAGGATTAATATTCGACGGTGTTTCTGCTGATAACAAAACTGCAGTAGTATTAGAGTTCAACTCTGAGACTGACTTCGTTGCTAAAAATGACGAGTTCAGAGCTTTAGGAAACAAAATGGTAGAGATCGCTTTAAGACCTGAGATCAAAACTATTGAAGATTTAAAAGCTGCTGAAATTGATGGAATTACAGTTGAAACTACAATAACTAACTTAATCGCAAAAATCGGAGAGAACATGTCTCTAAGAAGATTCGAAAAAGTAACTACTGAAGGGTTTGTAACAACTTACAACCACTTAGGAGGAAAATTAGGAGTTATCGTTGAGATGACTGGAGAAGCAACAGATGCAAACATTGCTAAAGCAAAAGATATCGCAATGCACGTAGCTGCTATGGATCCAAGATATGTTGACAGATCAGTTGTAACTACTGATGACTTAGATAGAGAGAGAGAAATTTCTAGAAAGCAATTAGAAGCTGAAGGAAAGCCAGCTCAAATTATCGAGAAGATATTAGTTGGAAAAATGAACAAGTTCTACGAGGAGAGCTGTTTAGTTGACCAAATTTTCGTAAAAGCTGAAAATAAAGAGACAGTTGCAGAGTACGCAGGAGATATTAAAGTAGTTTCTTTCGCTAGATACAAAGTTGGAGAAGGAATCGAAAAAGAAGAAGTAGATTTCGCAGCAGAGGTTGCAGCTCAACTTAACGCGTAA
- a CDS encoding type III pantothenate kinase: protein MLLAVDIGNTHIVTGLLDPNGDVLLSFRVSSNEKLTEDEYFSYLKNICDFNGVEIKKLNGIVISSVVPNLIGIFQFLGRKYFKIEPMIIDLTLKLPFTFAENLQINGFGADRIIDIAQAVIDYPNRNLVIFDLGTATTYEVLKDGVYIGGGILPGIEMSINALFGNTAKLPKVKFSTPESILGKNTAEQIQAGIFYGYAGQLKNIIHEIKKIVPDPYIIATGGLGKILFAEIQEIDEYCPELSIRGLYTLYQMNK, encoded by the coding sequence ATGCTTTTAGCTGTAGATATTGGAAATACTCATATTGTTACTGGTTTACTTGATCCAAATGGGGATGTACTCCTTAGCTTTAGAGTGTCTTCAAATGAAAAACTAACGGAGGATGAATATTTCTCTTATTTAAAAAATATATGTGATTTCAATGGTGTTGAAATAAAAAAATTAAACGGTATTGTTATTTCATCTGTAGTTCCTAATTTAATTGGAATTTTCCAATTTTTAGGTAGAAAATATTTTAAAATTGAACCTATGATTATAGATTTAACTTTAAAACTTCCATTTACTTTTGCCGAAAATCTACAAATTAATGGATTTGGAGCAGATAGAATAATTGATATTGCTCAAGCTGTTATTGATTATCCAAATAGAAATCTTGTTATTTTTGATCTTGGAACTGCAACAACTTATGAAGTTTTAAAAGATGGTGTATATATTGGAGGAGGAATTCTCCCTGGAATAGAGATGTCTATAAATGCTTTATTTGGAAATACAGCTAAACTTCCTAAAGTTAAATTTAGTACACCTGAAAGTATTCTAGGTAAAAATACTGCAGAACAAATTCAAGCAGGTATTTTTTATGGATATGCTGGACAGTTAAAAAATATTATTCATGAGATTAAAAAAATAGTTCCTGATCCATATATTATAGCTACTGGAGGACTTGGAAAAATTCTTTTTGCAGAGATTCAAGAAATTGATGAATATTGTCCTGAATTGAGTATAAGAGGTCTTTATACTCTTTATCAAATGAATAAATAA
- the frr gene encoding ribosome recycling factor: protein MSAQVIMNDCKEKMNKAVESTKHKFASIRAGRANVSMLDGIKIEQYGSLMPLNQIGTVSAPEARLLVIDPWDKSVIPVIEKVIMTSNLGLTPNNDGKVIRLMIPELTADRRKEYVKFAKTEAENGKVAVRNIRKDMNNNLRKLEKDGEITEDDLKRFEDDVQKLTDATIKTIDQLLALKEKEITTV from the coding sequence ATGAGTGCACAAGTAATTATGAACGATTGTAAAGAAAAAATGAATAAAGCTGTAGAATCAACAAAGCATAAATTTGCTTCAATAAGAGCAGGTAGAGCTAATGTTTCTATGCTAGACGGTATAAAGATTGAGCAATACGGTTCTTTAATGCCATTAAACCAAATAGGAACAGTATCAGCTCCAGAAGCTAGATTATTAGTAATTGATCCTTGGGATAAATCAGTTATACCTGTGATTGAGAAGGTTATAATGACTTCAAATTTAGGATTAACTCCAAATAACGATGGAAAAGTTATAAGACTTATGATTCCTGAGTTAACAGCTGACAGAAGAAAAGAGTATGTTAAGTTTGCTAAAACTGAAGCAGAAAATGGAAAAGTTGCAGTTAGAAATATCAGAAAAGATATGAATAACAACTTAAGAAAGTTAGAAAAAGATGGAGAAATAACTGAGGACGATTTAAAGAGATTTGAAGATGATGTTCAAAAGTTAACAGATGCTACTATAAAAACAATAGATCAACTATTAGCTTTAAAAGAAAAAGAAATAACAACTGTATAA
- the aroF gene encoding 3-deoxy-7-phosphoheptulonate synthase: protein MYVVLKESSTCEEILALKEFIHNSGHGALEILDGSVKKIGIMGKNGNLSKEMLKEFSIVKEIIKIGKPFKFVSREFKKEDTIIEIKGRKIGATDLVLMAGPCSIENRDMIMEIAKVVKENGGEYLRGGAFKPRTSPYDFQGLGEEGLKFMREACDTYDLLMVTEVMDTRDIELIGKYTDIFQVGARNMQNFSLLKELGKTNKPVLLKRGLSATIREFLMAAEYIVAFGNQQIILCERGIRTFEIATRNTVDINAIALLKEKSHLPIIIDASHGTGKKSLVEPVTLGCILAGADGAMVEIHENPSCALSDGEQSLNFAEFEILCKKLKKTLEFKEIIRCL from the coding sequence ATGTATGTAGTTTTAAAAGAAAGTTCTACATGTGAAGAAATTTTAGCTTTAAAAGAGTTTATACACAATTCAGGACATGGAGCTTTAGAGATTTTAGATGGTAGTGTAAAAAAAATAGGAATAATGGGAAAAAATGGTAATTTATCAAAAGAAATGTTGAAAGAATTTTCTATTGTTAAAGAGATTATAAAAATTGGAAAACCATTTAAATTTGTGAGTAGAGAGTTCAAAAAAGAAGATACAATAATAGAGATAAAAGGTAGAAAAATCGGGGCAACAGATTTAGTGTTAATGGCAGGACCGTGTTCAATAGAAAATAGAGATATGATAATGGAGATAGCAAAAGTTGTAAAAGAAAACGGTGGTGAATATTTAAGAGGTGGTGCTTTTAAACCGAGAACATCTCCTTATGATTTTCAAGGTTTAGGAGAAGAAGGTTTGAAATTTATGAGAGAAGCATGTGATACTTATGATCTGCTAATGGTAACAGAAGTTATGGATACTAGAGACATTGAATTAATAGGAAAATATACAGATATATTTCAAGTGGGAGCTAGAAATATGCAAAATTTTAGTCTGTTGAAAGAATTAGGAAAAACTAACAAACCAGTTCTTTTAAAAAGAGGTTTAAGCGCAACAATTAGAGAGTTTTTAATGGCTGCAGAGTATATAGTAGCTTTTGGAAATCAACAAATAATTCTTTGTGAAAGAGGAATTAGAACTTTTGAGATAGCAACAAGAAATACTGTAGATATCAATGCAATAGCACTTTTAAAAGAAAAATCTCATTTACCAATTATAATAGATGCAAGTCATGGAACTGGAAAAAAATCATTAGTTGAACCTGTAACTTTAGGTTGTATATTAGCGGGAGCTGATGGAGCTATGGTGGAAATACATGAAAATCCAAGCTGTGCATTATCAGATGGAGAACAGAGTTTAAATTTTGCTGAATTTGAAATTTTGTGTAAAAAGTTAAAGAAAACATTAGAATTCAAAGAGATCATAAGATGTTTATAG
- the rpsB gene encoding 30S ribosomal protein S2 has translation MAVITMKQLLEAGVHFGHQAKRWNPKMSRYIFTERNGIHVIDLHKSLKKIEEAYAVMRDIAANGGKVLFVGTKKQAQEAVKDQAERSGMYYVNNRWLGGMLTNYKTIQTRVERLKELERMDADGTLDTAYTKKEASNFRKELVKLSKNLSGIKDMKEVPAAIFVVDVKKETLAVVEAAKLGIPVFAMIDTNVDPDLITYPIPANDDAIRSVKLIASVMANAIIEGNQGKENAAVSNDEIVVEEGSAE, from the coding sequence ATGGCAGTAATTACTATGAAACAATTACTTGAAGCTGGAGTTCACTTTGGACACCAAGCTAAGAGATGGAATCCAAAGATGTCTAGATACATCTTCACTGAGAGAAACGGAATCCACGTAATCGACTTACACAAGTCTTTAAAGAAAATCGAGGAAGCTTATGCTGTAATGAGAGACATCGCAGCTAACGGTGGAAAGGTTTTATTCGTAGGAACTAAAAAGCAAGCTCAAGAAGCTGTAAAAGATCAAGCTGAGAGATCAGGAATGTACTACGTAAACAACAGATGGTTAGGTGGAATGTTAACAAACTACAAAACTATCCAAACTAGAGTAGAGAGATTAAAAGAGTTAGAGAGAATGGATGCTGATGGAACATTAGATACAGCATACACTAAAAAAGAGGCTTCTAACTTCAGAAAAGAGTTAGTAAAACTTTCTAAAAACTTATCAGGAATTAAAGATATGAAAGAAGTTCCAGCTGCTATATTTGTAGTAGACGTTAAGAAAGAAACTTTAGCGGTAGTAGAAGCTGCTAAATTAGGAATCCCTGTATTCGCTATGATCGATACAAACGTAGATCCTGATTTAATAACTTACCCAATTCCAGCAAATGATGACGCTATCAGATCAGTAAAGTTAATCGCTTCTGTAATGGCTAACGCTATCATCGAAGGAAACCAAGGAAAAGAAAACGCTGCAGTTTCAAACGACGAAATCGTTGTTGAAGAAGGATCAGCTGAGTAA
- a CDS encoding molybdate ABC transporter permease subunit: MISPLKISLFIVFISIFFNIFFSIFIYFFLKNNSNLKKITEFFLTLPIFLPPSVIGYVLIIGLGKNSILGNFFYNFFDFRFIFSFQGAVLAAIIVSMPIFYQSIKVGFDTIDKAYIETAQCLGISTFNMIRYVYLPLGYRKVFSGVILGAGRAFGEFGATILIAGNIPGKTQTLPLALYSAIESGNYELANKILIILFIFSGIFLFFYIILTKKES; this comes from the coding sequence ATGATTAGTCCTTTAAAAATATCATTATTTATTGTTTTTATTTCAATATTTTTTAATATTTTTTTCAGTATATTCATATATTTTTTCTTAAAAAATAATTCGAATTTAAAAAAAATAACTGAATTTTTTCTAACCTTACCTATTTTTTTACCTCCTTCAGTTATTGGTTACGTATTAATAATTGGTTTAGGAAAAAATAGTATTTTAGGTAATTTTTTCTATAATTTTTTTGATTTTAGATTTATATTTTCTTTCCAAGGTGCTGTTCTTGCAGCAATAATTGTATCTATGCCTATTTTTTACCAAAGTATTAAAGTAGGATTTGATACTATTGATAAAGCTTACATAGAAACAGCTCAATGTCTCGGTATTTCTACTTTTAATATGATTAGGTATGTTTACCTACCCCTAGGATATAGAAAGGTTTTTTCTGGAGTTATACTTGGTGCTGGAAGAGCATTCGGTGAATTTGGAGCTACTATTTTAATTGCTGGAAATATTCCTGGTAAAACTCAGACACTACCTTTAGCTTTGTATTCTGCTATTGAGTCTGGAAATTATGAATTAGCAAATAAAATTTTAATTATTCTTTTTATTTTTAGTGGTATCTTTTTATTTTTTTATATTATTCTTACAAAAAAAGAGAGCTAA